One Eriocheir sinensis breed Jianghai 21 unplaced genomic scaffold, ASM2467909v1 Scaffold523, whole genome shotgun sequence genomic region harbors:
- the LOC126992931 gene encoding uncharacterized protein LOC126992931 isoform X1: protein MAAFPPSVCFRLKLLRVLEAAGQQVLTYTLRCGTPGKNPKDTFIEYLDKLPGTSTAKYKNTKHKGKCFDKTQKDLIRNDASCSKFDISLLWKAITEGCEGWDDPANHQAQSLIKKIKDTRNEVVHGAQKDMDETEFLKKIDELQDDFIKTLEATKVKYNTDGVECDRKKNEIKKIVNDIRDEKLSEDEILRRSVGDLLPHFRKEADEELKQKLSSAKLLDPLYFLSGQENHWVEVQDIFSDIVIQEEKNEKKNIDHLKLLTLSQGRSTPSSPHIILVEGDAGSGKTTLLTYILSEYLKEKSGRRMEGLDYYHLILWVVCRTESSPTFEGLLMRLLAETHSRYGSLVMPLLKRTSVLIIIDALDEMNDASHLLVRDILNQCEYCPEFTLLATSRPEAIQTMKANTPKTYKLSHLKLEGISVDKRTELAVRHYRWLCVNIPGDEPLLRQVMEEVAWRQIFRLPLNILFFVTFFYIEPQKLTTTITQTKLYQKILDWCVEKLRHRLAGSPKVPKEPLLGIRIKHFLLKCYKIALNGIIHSKIYLSDDDIIQLTDFCEAKDLPVQDTLAAFYSLRQAEVGGVRTAQYHAPHKGLQDFFAAWHIHERLNNNYKAGDIRHLLDSTAGQNLQLFTLNNTLSHLLGLLSYHGNPNVTAVEETVDLLQESGMRTEIWMYVLADTEVNINAIRRVAHHINSDHNKGLFVDDSTLHIATALLPHIHRKNVFITLKRDQSGIETLSSGLSHNVLINLTLKHHFQHPRPDTSSFPLLQKLPRNDLNYFMGHLDADHLTLLPKGLWALALVVAGDGHAQSLLPALEHIRVLLPNLRLLDLHVPVSAVSTDSLTALPYDVHDVNLRLSGVDNEKMKAAVDVARALHPRQGRNIGITFPGGKLGADAWRQLLRDLAAGGLRWGLISVPRTTITENEAEQLDELAESLLLGGFTRQNEAFLWD, encoded by the exons ATGGCGGCCTTCCCGCCAAGTGTATGTTTCCGCTTGAAGTTGTTGCGTGTCCTGGAGGCAGCCGGCCAGCAGGTGTTGACATATACCCTCCGGTGCGGGACACCCGGCAAGAATCCTAAAGACACTTTCATCGAGTACCTTGACAAGCTTCCTGGCACCTCGACGGCCAAATACAAGAACACTAAGCATAAAGGAAAGTGTTTTGATAAGACTCAGAAGGATTTGATCAGGAATGATGCTTCATGTAGCAAATTTGATATTAGCTTGCTCTGGAAAGCGATCACAGAGGGATGTGAAGGATGGGATGATCCTGCTAACCACCAGGCTCAGTCTCTGATCAAGAAGATAAAGGACACAAGAAATGAAGTGGTGCATGGAGCACAGAAAGACATGGATGAAACAGAATTCCTAAAAAAAATTGATGAGCTTCAAGATGACTTCATTAAAACTTTAGAAGCCACGAAGGTGAAGTATAACACTGATGGGGTCGAATGTGACAGGAAGAAGAACGAAATTAAAAAAATAGTCAACGACATCAGGGACGAAAAGCTTAGCGAGGATGAAATACTGAGACGATCAGTGGGTGATCTACTACCACATTTCCGGAAGGAGGCTGATGAAGAACTCAAACAAAAACTTAGCAGTGCCAAGCTCCTTGACCCACTTTACTTTCTCAGCGGCCAAGAAAATCACTGGGTTGAAGTTCAGGATATATTTTCAGATATTGTaattcaagaagaaaaaaatgaaaagaagaatatcGATCATTTGAAGCTACTAACTCTCTCCCAGGGTAGAAGTACACCATCATCGCCACATATCATACTAGTAGAGGGAGATGCCGGCAGTGGAAAAACCACCCTCCTTACATATATTCTTTCTGAGTACTTAAAGGAGAAGAGTGGTCGCCGCATGGAGGGGCTGGACTATTACCACCTTATCTTATGGGTCGTATGTCGAACAGAGAGCAGTCCCACCTTTGAGGGTTTGTTGATGAGGCTCCTGGCAGAAACCCACTCCAGGTATGGCAGCCTAGTAATGCCTTTATTGAAGCGCACCAGCGTCCTTATCATCATCGATGCACTCGATGAGATGAACGATGCCTCACACCTCCTCGTCAGAGATATCCTGAACCAATGTGAATACTGTCCCGAATTCACTTTACTTGCAACATCCCGTCCAGAAGCCATACAAACTATGAAGGCAAATACGCCCAAAACCTACAAACTTTCCCACCTCAAGCTTGAGGGCATTTCTGTTGATAAGAGGACGGAGTTAGCAGTACGACACTACCGCTGGCTGTGTGTCAATATCCCTGGAGACGAGCCCCTTCTGAGGCAGGTGATGGAAGAGGTAGCCTGGAGGCAGATCTTTCGACTGCCTCTTAATATTCTCTTCTTTGTTACTTTTTTCTATATCGAGCCTCAAAAACTGACGACCACCATAACCCAGACCAAGCTGTATCAGAAGATCCTGGACTGGTGTGTGGAGAAGTTGCGGCACAGACTGGCTGGTAGTCCAAAAGTACCCAAAGAACCTCTCCTCGGGATAAGAATTAAACATTTTTTGTTGAAGTGCTATAAAATTGCCTTGAATGGGATCATTCACAGCAAAATATATCTCAGTGATGATGATATAATACAACTGACAGATTTCTGTGAGGCAAAGGACCTGCCAGTGCAGGACACATTAGCGGCCTTCTACTCTCTGCGGCAAGCAGAGGTGGGTGGGGTGAGGACAGCACAGTACCACGCTCCACACAAAGGCCTGCAAGATTTTTTCGCAGCCTGGCACATTCATGAACGcctcaacaacaactacaaagcGGGAGACATCCGCCACCTACTTGACTCCACAGCAGGACAAAACTTACAGCTTTTTACTCTAAATAACACGTTGTCTCATCTACTTGGATTGTTGAGCTATCACGGTAATCCCAATGTCACGGCGGTAGAGGAAACCGTGGACTTGTTACAGGAGTCTGGAATGAGAACGGAAATCTGGATGTATGTGTTGGCGGACACTGAGGTCAATATCAACGCCATTCGAAGAGTAGCACACCATATAAACAGTGATCATAATAAAGGTCTGTTTGTAGATGACAGTACACTGCACATCGCTACTGCTCTTTTGCCTCACATCCATCGTAAGAATGTCTTCATAACGCTGAAGAGGGATCAAAGTGGGATAGAAACCTTGTCCTCAGGCCTTAGTCACAATGTCTTAATCAACTTAACGTTGAAGCACCACTTTCAACATCCTCGCCCAgacacttcctcctttcccctgctGCAAAAACTTCCCAG AAATGACCTGAACTACTTCATGGGCCACCTGGACGCTGATCACTTGACGCTACTCCCAAAAGGCCTCTGGGCTCTAGCCTTGGTGGTGGCGGGAGATGGCCACGCGCAGAGCCTGCTGCCGGCCCTGGAACATATCCGCGTTCTTCTCCCTAACTTACGTCTTTTGG ATCTCCACGTCCCCGTGTCTGCAGTGAGCACTGATTCTCTTACTGCGCTCCCATATGATGTGCATGATGTAAACCTTCGTTTGTCCGGCGTGGACAACGAGAAGATGAAGGCAGCCGTGGATGTCGCCAGAGCTCTTCATCCCAGGCAGGGAAG
- the LOC126992931 gene encoding uncharacterized protein LOC126992931 isoform X2, whose protein sequence is MAAFPPSVCFRLKLLRVLEAAGQQVLTYTLRCGTPGKNPKDTFIEYLDKLPGTSTAKYKNTKHKGKCFDKTQKDLIRNDASCSKFDISLLWKAITEGCEGWDDPANHQAQSLIKKIKDTRNEVVHGAQKDMDETEFLKKIDELQDDFIKTLEATKVKYNTDGVECDRKKNEIKKIVNDIRDEKLSEDEILRRSVGDLLPHFRKEADEELKQKLSSAKLLDPLYFLSGQENHWVEVQDIFSDIVIQEEKNEKKNIDHLKLLTLSQGRSTPSSPHIILVEGDAGSGKTTLLTYILSEYLKEKSGRRMEGLDYYHLILWVVCRTESSPTFEGLLMRLLAETHSRYGSLVMPLLKRTSVLIIIDALDEMNDASHLLVRDILNQCEYCPEFTLLATSRPEAIQTMKANTPKTYKLSHLKLEGISVDKRTELAVRHYRWLCVNIPGDEPLLRQVMEEVAWRQIFRLPLNILFFVTFFYIEPQKLTTTITQTKLYQKILDWCVEKLRHRLAGSPKVPKEPLLGIRIKHFLLKCYKIALNGIIHSKIYLSDDDIIQLTDFCEAKDLPVQDTLAAFYSLRQAEVGGVRTAQYHAPHKGLQDFFAAWHIHERLNNNYKAGDIRHLLDSTAGQNLQLFTLNNTLSHLLGLLSYHGNPNVTAVEETVDLLQESGMRTEIWMYVLADTEVNINAIRRVAHHINSDHNKGLFVDDSTLHIATALLPHIHRKNVFITLKRDQSGIETLSSGLSHNVLINLTLKHHFQHPRPDTSSFPLLQKLPRNDLNYFMGHLDADHLTLLPKGLWALALVVAGDGHAQSLLPALEHIRVLLPNLRLLDLHVPVSAVSTDSLTALPYDVHDVNLRLSGVDNEKMKAAVDVARALHPRQGSHRRVA, encoded by the exons ATGGCGGCCTTCCCGCCAAGTGTATGTTTCCGCTTGAAGTTGTTGCGTGTCCTGGAGGCAGCCGGCCAGCAGGTGTTGACATATACCCTCCGGTGCGGGACACCCGGCAAGAATCCTAAAGACACTTTCATCGAGTACCTTGACAAGCTTCCTGGCACCTCGACGGCCAAATACAAGAACACTAAGCATAAAGGAAAGTGTTTTGATAAGACTCAGAAGGATTTGATCAGGAATGATGCTTCATGTAGCAAATTTGATATTAGCTTGCTCTGGAAAGCGATCACAGAGGGATGTGAAGGATGGGATGATCCTGCTAACCACCAGGCTCAGTCTCTGATCAAGAAGATAAAGGACACAAGAAATGAAGTGGTGCATGGAGCACAGAAAGACATGGATGAAACAGAATTCCTAAAAAAAATTGATGAGCTTCAAGATGACTTCATTAAAACTTTAGAAGCCACGAAGGTGAAGTATAACACTGATGGGGTCGAATGTGACAGGAAGAAGAACGAAATTAAAAAAATAGTCAACGACATCAGGGACGAAAAGCTTAGCGAGGATGAAATACTGAGACGATCAGTGGGTGATCTACTACCACATTTCCGGAAGGAGGCTGATGAAGAACTCAAACAAAAACTTAGCAGTGCCAAGCTCCTTGACCCACTTTACTTTCTCAGCGGCCAAGAAAATCACTGGGTTGAAGTTCAGGATATATTTTCAGATATTGTaattcaagaagaaaaaaatgaaaagaagaatatcGATCATTTGAAGCTACTAACTCTCTCCCAGGGTAGAAGTACACCATCATCGCCACATATCATACTAGTAGAGGGAGATGCCGGCAGTGGAAAAACCACCCTCCTTACATATATTCTTTCTGAGTACTTAAAGGAGAAGAGTGGTCGCCGCATGGAGGGGCTGGACTATTACCACCTTATCTTATGGGTCGTATGTCGAACAGAGAGCAGTCCCACCTTTGAGGGTTTGTTGATGAGGCTCCTGGCAGAAACCCACTCCAGGTATGGCAGCCTAGTAATGCCTTTATTGAAGCGCACCAGCGTCCTTATCATCATCGATGCACTCGATGAGATGAACGATGCCTCACACCTCCTCGTCAGAGATATCCTGAACCAATGTGAATACTGTCCCGAATTCACTTTACTTGCAACATCCCGTCCAGAAGCCATACAAACTATGAAGGCAAATACGCCCAAAACCTACAAACTTTCCCACCTCAAGCTTGAGGGCATTTCTGTTGATAAGAGGACGGAGTTAGCAGTACGACACTACCGCTGGCTGTGTGTCAATATCCCTGGAGACGAGCCCCTTCTGAGGCAGGTGATGGAAGAGGTAGCCTGGAGGCAGATCTTTCGACTGCCTCTTAATATTCTCTTCTTTGTTACTTTTTTCTATATCGAGCCTCAAAAACTGACGACCACCATAACCCAGACCAAGCTGTATCAGAAGATCCTGGACTGGTGTGTGGAGAAGTTGCGGCACAGACTGGCTGGTAGTCCAAAAGTACCCAAAGAACCTCTCCTCGGGATAAGAATTAAACATTTTTTGTTGAAGTGCTATAAAATTGCCTTGAATGGGATCATTCACAGCAAAATATATCTCAGTGATGATGATATAATACAACTGACAGATTTCTGTGAGGCAAAGGACCTGCCAGTGCAGGACACATTAGCGGCCTTCTACTCTCTGCGGCAAGCAGAGGTGGGTGGGGTGAGGACAGCACAGTACCACGCTCCACACAAAGGCCTGCAAGATTTTTTCGCAGCCTGGCACATTCATGAACGcctcaacaacaactacaaagcGGGAGACATCCGCCACCTACTTGACTCCACAGCAGGACAAAACTTACAGCTTTTTACTCTAAATAACACGTTGTCTCATCTACTTGGATTGTTGAGCTATCACGGTAATCCCAATGTCACGGCGGTAGAGGAAACCGTGGACTTGTTACAGGAGTCTGGAATGAGAACGGAAATCTGGATGTATGTGTTGGCGGACACTGAGGTCAATATCAACGCCATTCGAAGAGTAGCACACCATATAAACAGTGATCATAATAAAGGTCTGTTTGTAGATGACAGTACACTGCACATCGCTACTGCTCTTTTGCCTCACATCCATCGTAAGAATGTCTTCATAACGCTGAAGAGGGATCAAAGTGGGATAGAAACCTTGTCCTCAGGCCTTAGTCACAATGTCTTAATCAACTTAACGTTGAAGCACCACTTTCAACATCCTCGCCCAgacacttcctcctttcccctgctGCAAAAACTTCCCAG AAATGACCTGAACTACTTCATGGGCCACCTGGACGCTGATCACTTGACGCTACTCCCAAAAGGCCTCTGGGCTCTAGCCTTGGTGGTGGCGGGAGATGGCCACGCGCAGAGCCTGCTGCCGGCCCTGGAACATATCCGCGTTCTTCTCCCTAACTTACGTCTTTTGG ATCTCCACGTCCCCGTGTCTGCAGTGAGCACTGATTCTCTTACTGCGCTCCCATATGATGTGCATGATGTAAACCTTCGTTTGTCCGGCGTGGACAACGAGAAGATGAAGGCAGCCGTGGATGTCGCCAGAGCTCTTCATCCCAGGCAGGGAAG